In one Gracilinanus agilis isolate LMUSP501 chromosome 6, AgileGrace, whole genome shotgun sequence genomic region, the following are encoded:
- the LOC123252641 gene encoding olfactory receptor 10AG1-like, producing MEDRNITDVKEFILLGFSDFPNFQGLLFGIFLVIYLSIIIGNILIIIITKADPVLQTPMYYFLGNFSFLEICYTSVTLPRMLMNLWIQKRNISLLACAAQLCLILGLGGSECFLLAAMAYDRYVAICKPLYYLFIMNHKICVQLVIGSWIIGTPVVLGQTYQIFSLPFCGPTKLNHIFCDIYPILQVACGDTSISEIFIYADVVLFGIVPFLLICWSYVKIIATILKLPSAIGKSKAFSTCSSHLMVVGLFFGSGIIVYLQPKSSHSSGTDKILSLFYTTLTPLCNPMIYGLRNKDFIVTIRKLLSKCVRSGNE from the coding sequence ATGGAAGACAGAAATATCACAGATGTGAAAGAATTCATTCTCCTGGGATTTTCTGACTTTCCTAACTTCCAAGGCCtcctttttgggattttcttagttATTTATCTGAGTATCATCATAGGTAATATACttatcattataattacaaaAGCTGATCCAGTTCTCCAAACTCCCATGTATTATTTCCTTGGAAACTTTTCCTTCTTAGAAATTTGTTACACATCAGTCACTCTTCCCAGAATGCTAATGAATCTTTGGATCCAGaagagaaatatttctttattggCATGTGCTGCACAACTCTGTCTAATTCTAGGTCTGGGAGGCAGTGAATGCTTTCTACTAGCTGCCATGGCATATGACCGTTATGTGGCCATTTGTAAGCCCCTCTACTATTTGTTCATCATGAACCATAAGATTTGTGTTCAGCTGGTTATTGGGTCCTGGATCATTGGAACACCAGTTGTGTTAGGACAAACATATCAGATTTTTTCTTTACCCTTCTGTGGACCTACCAAACTCAATCACATTTTCTGTGACATCTACCCAATACTACAGGTAGCATGTGGGGATACCTCTATAAGTGAAATATTTATCTATGCAGATGTTGTGTTGTTTGGCATTGTGCCCTTTCTATTAATATGTTGGTCTTATGTCAAAATCATTGCTACTATTTTGAAGCTGCCATCAGCAATAGGGAAATCTAAAGCTTTCTCAACTTGTTCTTCCCACCTCATGGTGGTGGGACTATTCTTTGGTTCTGGTATAATCGTTTATTTGCAACCCAAGTCCAGTCATTCATCAGGAACAGACAAAATTCTATCTCTTTTCTATACAACTTTGACTCCATTATGTAATCCAATGATATATGGCCTGAGGAATAAGGACTTCATTGTGacaataagaaaattattatCTAAATGTGTAAGATCAGGAAATGAATAG